From Verrucomicrobiales bacterium:
GGATTCGCATCGAAGATCACCTTTGTGAGTAGACCGTTGATGGCCATGACGGCCACTTGTCCTGAGACCTGAACTCGTCCGCCGATCACTTTCACATCCTCGCCGACCTTGATCTGACGGGGGGCCCCCGGGTTGCGGGTGTCGTGTTCCAGGCGTCGGTTGGCGTCGGTGATGTATTCGTTGAAGCAGCGCTGAGAATCGTCGTTGGATGGGGTCTTGATCTCGCGATCGGGATAAACCCCTCCCGGGCTCTTCGTGATTTCCTGGGGATAGGCCTCCTCCAGCAGGAGCCGGTTGAGCCGGATGCGCGTGTGGCTCTGGGGATTCTCCTCCACGAACCACTTCACATGCTGGGAGAGGTTTACGCCAGCGAAGCGCGACGCGTCGAAAAGCGGCCCGGCCTCGAGTAGTTTATTGAGGTCGGCCGCGAGCAGCTTGCGTGCGGAGCTGGAGTTCGCATCAGAGCCGATCGCGGCGCGAGTGTCGGCTGAAAGCGCCCCGTAGACATGCTGCGATACCGGATCGGCTCCGGCCTTCAGCTTGCTCGCGAACGCGGTCGCATTGGTGAAATGGTCCGGTTGGAAATACGAACTTCCCACGCGGCGCTCTTTTTCGATGGAGTCGCCCAGGTCTAGGAAGAACCGGTCCACTGGCAATGCCAGTCGTGCCAGCCAGTTGGTTTGGGTGTTTTCCGCGAGTTCGCGCGGACCTCGAAGTAGCTCCGAAAAGAAGGGGGGATCCGGTTGGGTGACGCGGTTGTAGTGAGCCCGGATATATTGCAGATAGGTGCCGTCTGCCAACGCGTTTTGAGTGATCAGGTACACATCCCGTCGGTCAAAGTTCGGATCGTTGGGCTTGAATTTTGGATCCAGAAAACTCTCGCAGAAGATCATGTAGGTCGGGTTGAACCGCCCGGGATCCGTTCCGCCAAACAGCACCGTGTGCTTGTCCATTTCGGGGTAGATGGGCTTGCCATCCTTGCCCTTCATCGGGGGCGTGAACATGTCGTGGCCGAACCAATAGCCAAACAGATGGCCGCGCTGTTCATTGTTCTCCCAGTGCGACAGCACCGAATAACCCGGGGCTAGCAGCAGCAGCGCCAAGAACGGTTTGAGCGGGGCGGCTTGCAGGTTCACAATCATCAGGATCAGCCCCGCGGCGGCGATGACCAACGCGTAGATGGCCGTGAAGTGGTGCAGTCCATAGGCGCTGTTCAAGAAGGCGTCTTTGCAATGCAGCACGGCCAGGAAGACCACCACCCCGAGTCCGGCGACGATCGGCATGCGGATCTGGGAGTAGGCGGTGGCCATCAAGGCGAGCAGCAGCGTGATCCCATAGCCGATACCCATCGAGATGAGCACCTGCGACGCCGTGAAGAATACCTTGTTGAGTTCCTGGGCTTGACGGTCGGGGGGCGGGTTGAGCAGCAGCATCAGGAACGGTCCCAGGAAGACGTAGATCGCCGTCAAGGCCACGATCCAGGCGCGCTCGCGCTTCTGCATCTCTTTCCAGAAGAGGAAAGTCGGATTCAAAAACAGAGTGAAGAGCGGCGCCAGCGCGCAATAGACCGCCGCGACCAGGAGGATCCAGAGCGCGTTCAGGCGGTGCGACTCCACCCAGCCAACCAGATCGGGGCTCATGAGCCCCATGAAAAGGGCGAGGATGGCGCAGTAGCCCACGATGACCCCCGCCTTGGCCTGCGGGCTCCAGTCTCTTCGCGAGAGCCACCACAGCCCGAGGATCAGGCCGAAAACGAAACACATCACGTTGAACTCGGTGAGAGTTCCGTCGATCAGCGTGTAGTCGATTTGCTTGAGGAACGCGGTCGATTCGGTGGTGGGATGAATGCGCTCATACTGCCCCCGCGTGAAGGCGTGAAAGAATCCCGTGACGGTTCGCGGGTAGCCCCAGTTCAAGGGCGGATTACTCATGCTGGCCAGCGGCATGTAGATGTAGAAAGCCGCACCCAGGGTCCAGGCGATGCCGGAGGCCAAAGTCGGCCACCATTCATTGCCGAGCGGCTTCAGGTTGAGCAAACGAGGGGTGAAGGTAAGAATGAAAAAACAGCTGAACGTACCGATGAAGGCCATCCAGACCAGGAGGTAGCGGCCAGGGTTGCCCTCGAACAGTTCCAGGTAGTTGGTGATCTTGCCGAGAATCAGCCCCAAGCAGCCCAGCCAGGCCACCAAACACAAATCCCGAACCAGTTCCAACAGGTTCTTCTTCGTCGTGACGGCCAGCCACAGCCAGCAGATGGTGAAAAGCACACCCAGTCCGCTGAAGATCAGCATGACAGTGTCGTTTTCCTTAAGTGTGGGAATAAAGCCCATTCCAGCCAACACCAGGCCGGCGAAAAAAAGAATCACGTTCCAGAATAGGAACTCGCGTCCCAGACGGGGAGCCGCCGCGATTACCGCGACCTCAAGTCCCATCGCCGTCACCAGCAGGGACTGGTGGTTGTTGAAACAAATCCCGAACCAAAAGAAGGCCAGATAGAGATAGCGGTGCTGCGTCGGCGTGTAGATCCACCGCATCAAGCAGATCAGCACCCCGGTCAGCGAGAGCACGCTCAGCGTATAGACCTCAACGATGACCGCCTGGCTCCACATGAAGCCATTGAATCCCATGAGCAAGCCAGCCACGATGCCTGATACGATACAGAAAGACCCTTCGAGCTTACGCTCCAATGCCTTGAACATGGCGATGCCTTCCAGGAGCATGCTGCTGCCGCGAGAGACCATCATCGCGATGAACCCGCAGGACAACGCGGCGGCAAAGGCCGAGGACAATCCAACTCGATAAGCGATGTTTCCAAAGGGCAACAACGTGAACAGCCAGGTATAGACGGTCCAGACCGGATAGCCCGGCGGATGTGGCACTCCGGCATATTGAGAAGCCACCGCCAGCTCGCCGGAATCCTCCAGGGTTAGGTCTGGTGCCAGCGTCCACCAGTAGCCGATCATGGTGATGACCGCAGTGACGAGAAACGCAACCCAGTCCACGCCGCGGAACAACGGCGGCAGAGGTCCCTGCGGCACAGGGTCTCCTCCGGACGGAAGAGAGGTTGCTGTCGGTTCCGACGTACGTGACGGACCGGTAGACTTCCCGGAAGGGGAAGGTTTCGGGTTTTTCTGGCTCATTCGGTTAAGGCCTTACGCTATTGGTTCCCAAAAGGGACATGTGAGTTGACAGTGTGCTGGGAGGCGTTGTCGATGAAAAACTTACATCGATGGACCCAACGGTATTGTCGAAGCTGTTGTGCGGACTGTGGGCTGCCATGTAGCTGGCCAGCTCGGGATCGGAGATCGCTTGGGCCAAGCGGGGCGACAGCGTCAGGGTAGAGGGTGTTTGTCCCAGCGCCAGGAAGGTGGCCACGAAGGCCACGCTCGCGGGCGCCAGCCAGGTCATTCGAAAACCGACCTCAACGGGATCTTTCTCGGGCTTGGGGCCAAAGATCCGATCTTTAAGAGCCGGGCTCGGCCGACGCGGCGTCCAGGATGCCAAGATCGCTTCGATTGACTTCAAATCGTTCTTCATAGTTACCTCGCAGACACTGTCTCAACTTTTGAATCCCATACCGGTAGCGGCCCGCCACCGTGTTCGGGGAGAGCCCCAGCAGGTTCCCGATTTCCTCAAAGGTGTGCTGATTCCAAATCTTGAGCACGATGACCTCGCACTGTTCCGCCGGTAGCCGCTTTAAGCACCGCATCGCTGCCCGCTCCTGGTCCGACTCCGTGCTATCCCGGTCGAACCACCGCTGAAACTCAAACTCTCGAGCCAAACGGCGCCAAAGCCCGCGGTGATAGTTCAACGCGCGGTTTCGAAACGATCTCAGACAATAGTGCAACGGTTCATCGGGCGGGGCGGGGAGCTTGAGAAGCGAGATAAACGTCTCTTGCAGAACATCCTCAGACTCTGAATGCGAAAGCCCCAAGGCGCGGCCGTACAACAACAGACCGGCGGCTCGCTCGTTGTAGAGCGTTTCACACCAGCCGTCCTGCGTTGATCCATCAGCACCCATTTCACTCACATCGACACCAATCAAGGGATCTTTTGTATAGGAAAGTGAACTAACAGTCGAGTTTTCAACCGGCAGAGCCGCGCTGCAGCCGGTCGGCCACTGCTCTCCACTCTGTTGTGTTCCGAACCGCCTCGACGACAATCAAGTCCGCATTCGCCTCGTCGCAGCGATGTAACTCGGCATAAAGTGCTCGGGCATAAGCCTCAGCATCATCGGGAATAACGGTGATTTGGGATTGCGGCAACGAGAGAGTCAAGGGAATGCGACGATGCGCTATCACGTGGATGCGTTGACCTTGTTGCAGGGCGGGGCGCAGCAGCGTGGCGATCTCTGCATCCGATTCCCACGCTAGGATCCGCAGGGTTGCGCGGGGTGAGTAGTGCTTGGGCAACAGCCCGGGGCTTCGGGCGATCTTGCCCTCTTGGCCGACTGCGGCGGCGACCACGGTGGTGACCGTGCCAGCCAGCGGGACCACCGATCGAATGTCCCGCTCGTGGATCGTCCCCGGACGCAAGATTCTTGCTTCCGGGCCGGTGACATCGATGACCGTCGACTCGATCCCGATCTGCGACTGGCCTCCATCGACGATCAGGCGGAGTTTGTTGCCCAGGAGGCGTTGCACGTGCTGGGCGTTGGTTGGGGAGAGTTGGTTGGAAGGATTGGCACTGGGCGCCGCCAACGGCAGACCGCACGACCGGATCACGGCTTGCATGACCGGATGACTGGGCCAACGGATTCCGACTGTGTCGCCTCCGGCCGAAACCACATTCGGAATGGCATCCGACTTATGAAGGACCAGAGTCATGGGGCCTGGCCAGAAAGCATTGGCCAAGGCTTGAGCCATGGGAGGCCAGTTCCTCACGCAGGTGGAGATCATGGCGAGGTCCGCGATATGAACAATCACCGGGTTAGTCGACGGGCGTCCTTTGATTCGGAAGATCTGCTCGACGGCGTGGGAATCGAGGGCATTGGCCGCCAGGCCGTATACGGTTTCCGTCGGGAGAGCCACAACCTCACCTTGGCGCAGTGCGGCTGCGGCTGATGTTACGGCCTGCGCCAGCAGCGCGGGCGAGTGTGTGGGCAATACAATTGCGGTGTTCACGGGATGGCAACGGAGGTGATCTTCACCTCCGTTCGTCTCTATATACCTGGGCTGGGTTTAAGGATCCAGCTCCGGAAATGGGACGATGACGATTGCGAGTGAAAGGACTGTCGGGAGCGGGGGTGTGTGGCGGCGCGTTTCACTCTGAGTTCAGAGCCAGCGGGGAGGGAGGAGCGACGGGGCAGCGACAAAAAATTGGCGGGTTTTGGGATGACACACAGATTGCATCGCCAAAACCCGCCACTCCCGCCCACACGGGCGAAAAAATTCATCGTTCCGACACCCGGGCACACTTCTTGCGGAGCGGAACCGGACTGGCGGGCTGACTTGCGCATAAGGTGCCCTAAGTCGGCCCCAACGTCAACCTGGTTTAGGACAGCGTGGATTGGGGTAGAGGTGGGAGGAGTGTACCTTCCCGACTTTAAGCCACCCGGTCGAGTCGGGGGCTATTTCAAAAATGACTTGGCCGACACCGTGGCCCCTTGCATGATCCCTGCTTTGACCATTTGAACCACTCACACACCGATCATTATGGGACGCATTTACAACAACATCGTTGAGACTGTTGGTCGGACGCCGCTGGTGCGTCTGAACCGCGTAACCGCTGGCCTGGACGCCACCATTCTCTTAAAGTGCGAGTTCTTTAATCCGCTGGGTAGCGTGAAGGACCGGATTGGCATGAGCATGATCGAGGATGCTGAGCGGCGCGGGGTCCTCAAGAAGGACACGGTGATCATCGAGCCCACCAGCGGCAACACCGGCATTGCGC
This genomic window contains:
- a CDS encoding sigma-70 family RNA polymerase sigma factor encodes the protein MIGVDVSEMGADGSTQDGWCETLYNERAAGLLLYGRALGLSHSESEDVLQETFISLLKLPAPPDEPLHYCLRSFRNRALNYHRGLWRRLAREFEFQRWFDRDSTESDQERAAMRCLKRLPAEQCEVIVLKIWNQHTFEEIGNLLGLSPNTVAGRYRYGIQKLRQCLRGNYEERFEVNRSDLGILDAASAEPGS
- a CDS encoding threonylcarbamoyl-AMP synthase — translated: MNTAIVLPTHSPALLAQAVTSAAAALRQGEVVALPTETVYGLAANALDSHAVEQIFRIKGRPSTNPVIVHIADLAMISTCVRNWPPMAQALANAFWPGPMTLVLHKSDAIPNVVSAGGDTVGIRWPSHPVMQAVIRSCGLPLAAPSANPSNQLSPTNAQHVQRLLGNKLRLIVDGGQSQIGIESTVIDVTGPEARILRPGTIHERDIRSVVPLAGTVTTVVAAAVGQEGKIARSPGLLPKHYSPRATLRILAWESDAEIATLLRPALQQGQRIHVIAHRRIPLTLSLPQSQITVIPDDAEAYARALYAELHRCDEANADLIVVEAVRNTTEWRAVADRLQRGSAG
- a CDS encoding DUF2723 domain-containing protein codes for the protein MPQGPLPPLFRGVDWVAFLVTAVITMIGYWWTLAPDLTLEDSGELAVASQYAGVPHPPGYPVWTVYTWLFTLLPFGNIAYRVGLSSAFAAALSCGFIAMMVSRGSSMLLEGIAMFKALERKLEGSFCIVSGIVAGLLMGFNGFMWSQAVIVEVYTLSVLSLTGVLICLMRWIYTPTQHRYLYLAFFWFGICFNNHQSLLVTAMGLEVAVIAAAPRLGREFLFWNVILFFAGLVLAGMGFIPTLKENDTVMLIFSGLGVLFTICWLWLAVTTKKNLLELVRDLCLVAWLGCLGLILGKITNYLELFEGNPGRYLLVWMAFIGTFSCFFILTFTPRLLNLKPLGNEWWPTLASGIAWTLGAAFYIYMPLASMSNPPLNWGYPRTVTGFFHAFTRGQYERIHPTTESTAFLKQIDYTLIDGTLTEFNVMCFVFGLILGLWWLSRRDWSPQAKAGVIVGYCAILALFMGLMSPDLVGWVESHRLNALWILLVAAVYCALAPLFTLFLNPTFLFWKEMQKRERAWIVALTAIYVFLGPFLMLLLNPPPDRQAQELNKVFFTASQVLISMGIGYGITLLLALMATAYSQIRMPIVAGLGVVVFLAVLHCKDAFLNSAYGLHHFTAIYALVIAAAGLILMIVNLQAAPLKPFLALLLLAPGYSVLSHWENNEQRGHLFGYWFGHDMFTPPMKGKDGKPIYPEMDKHTVLFGGTDPGRFNPTYMIFCESFLDPKFKPNDPNFDRRDVYLITQNALADGTYLQYIRAHYNRVTQPDPPFFSELLRGPRELAENTQTNWLARLALPVDRFFLDLGDSIEKERRVGSSYFQPDHFTNATAFASKLKAGADPVSQHVYGALSADTRAAIGSDANSSSARKLLAADLNKLLEAGPLFDASRFAGVNLSQHVKWFVEENPQSHTRIRLNRLLLEEAYPQEITKSPGGVYPDREIKTPSNDDSQRCFNEYITDANRRLEHDTRNPGAPRQIKVGEDVKVIGGRVQVSGQVAVMAINGLLTKVIFDANPNHEFYVEESFPLDWMYPHLTPFGIIMKINRNPVPEITQEIVDKDHEFWSEYSERLIGKWITYDTTISNICAFAERVYLKRDFQGFTGDRAFVRDSDAQKAFSKLRSSIGGLYAWRLQNSRSAAEQQRVLKEAEFAFKQSFAYCPYSPEAVFRYINILVSMNRFDDALLLSKTSLKFDPANGQLRGLIDELERIRGSNFAPPTPAAALPQVQKLQETIQQVMALMQAQQTNQALTLVDGLMNSSASDVSAMLFAAQMYNQSFQYSKAETALSRYAKLSGENPEAWFDLAGMQAILSKSNEAMASLKSALTFDAQRKAKAAPGSTPSPHDLVQLAKTDPRFAGIRTFPQFNALIESLNAKQP